From the genome of Pseudonocardia sp. EC080619-01:
TCGGCCCGCAGCCGCTCGACGAGGTAGCGCAGCCGGTCGGCACCCCGCGGCACCGGCCGGACGGTCCCCAGCACCTCCTCCAGCGCGGCCAGCGCGGCGCGCGCGCCCCGCATCCGGGCCACGCGGTCGTCCGCCGGGACCCGGCCGAGCGCGTCCGCCGTCGCCCCGAGCGCCGCCGCGTGCGGGGTGCCGGCGTAGACCCCGGCTCCGGTCCGGAGCAGCTCCCCGACCTCGGCCGGGAACCCGTCCGGCGCGCGCCCGGCCCGCCCGTCGGCCCCGTGCTCCGGGAGCTCCGGCTCCTCCGGGTCCACGACGCCCTCGCGGTCCGGGGGCAGCGGCAACGACCACAGGACGGTCGTCCCGGCGCCGGGCGCGGACCGCACCGCGACCGTCCCGCCGACCGCCACCAGCCGCACCGTGAGGTTCCGCAGGCCGCGGCCCTGTCCGCGGGGGGAGCCCGGCCCCGGGTCCGGGACGAAGCCCGGGCCCTCGTCGCGGACCGCCATCCGCAGCGTCGAGTCCCGCTCCGCGATGCTCACGGTCACCGGGGCCCCCGGCGCGTGCTTGCGCGCGTTGTTCACCGCCTCCAGGCAGCAGAAGTACGCGGTGTCGCCGATCCCGTCCGGGTAGCGCCGCCCCGCGGGCACGCCGTCGTGCTCGACGGTCACCGGCGGCTCGGACCCGGCCAGGGGGTCCCGCAGCACGGCGACCAGTCCCTGCCCGGCCAGCACGGCGGAGGAGACCCCGCCGACGGTCTCGGCCAGCACCGCGTCCGCCGCGTCGACCCGCTCCAGCAGCTCGTCCAGACCGGCGCGGGCCTGCTCCGGCCGAGCGGCCGACACCAGGTGCTCGACCAGGCCGAGGCTCAGCCCGAGGCTGACGAGGTGGTGCTGGGCGCCGTCGTGCAGGTCGCGCTCGATCCGGCGCCGCTCGGCGTCCATCGCGGCGACGGCGTCCCGGCGGGCCGCGGCGATCCGCTCGCCGTGCGCCAGCGCCGCCCGCAGCTGCCGCTCCAGCTCGACCGCCGAGCGGTTCGCGTGCACCGCCACCGCGAGGCCGTCGGCGATGTCGGCCAGCAGGGTCGCCCACTCGCCGCGCAGCGCCCTCGCCGCGGCACGGTCCACGGCCAGCTCCCCGAGCTCCTCCTCGCCCAGCCGCACCGGCACCCGGACGAGGGCGTCACCGGTCGCCGCGACGGTGCCCGCCGCCGTCCAGGTGTAGGCGCGGTCCCGCAGCCCGCTCCGGTGGACGGTCAGCCGGCAGGTGGTGGCCCCGACACCGCGGGCGACGGCCTCGGCCGCCCCGGCGAGGTCGGGGGTGTCCGCGGGCGCGGACCGGGACAGCGCGGTCACCCCGGCCAGCACGCCGTAGGGCGTCGGCCGGTCGCCGCGGACCGCACGGTCGACCAGGCGCCGGGCGGCCGTGTACAGCGGCAGGAAACCGGCGGCGACCGGTACGGCGGCGACCACGGCCGCCACCGGGAGCGTCAGCCCGGCGCCGACCAGCACGGCGTGCACCCCCGCGAGGACACCGCCCGCGACGGCCGTCACCAGCACGACCGTCAGCCCGCCGACGAGGACGCGCTCGCCCGGCCGGCCGCGGGGGCCGGTCACGGGAACACCCCGCGGGCCGGTTCGACCAGCGGTTCGAGCCGCTCCGGCAGCCAGGCCCGCACGACGACCGCGCCCGTCCCCGCACCGGTGACGTCGACGGTCCCGCCGAGCGCGTCGAGCCGCTCGGCGTCGATCGCGAGCGCCTCGCCGAGCCCCGCGGTGCCGCCGGTGCCGGGGTCGTCGACCTGGACCGTCAGCCGTCCACCGGCCCGGTCGAACTCCACCGACAGCTCCGGGCCGGGGCGGGCCGCCAGGTGCTGCACCGCCGCCGCGGCCAGGTAGTAGATCCCCGACTCGATCTCCCAGTCGAGCCGCCGGTCGGGCGCCGGTCCCACCCGCACGACCCGCGGGAGGTCGGCGGCCAGCTCCTCCAGCGCCGCCGCCGGGCCCTGGTCGCGCAGCACCGACGGGTAGACGCCGCGGGCGATCGCGCGGAAGCGTTCGAGCAGCTCCTCGAGGCCCTCCCGGGTGCGGGCCAGTCCGGCCCGGACGTCGTCGGGCGGGGCACCGGCGGCCAGCTCGCCGCGGGCGCCCTTCAATCCGTCGCGCAGCGCGACGAACCGGCCGGCGGTGGCGTGCGAGAGCTCGCCGACCAGCCGGCGCCGCTCGACGTCGCGGGCCCGGCCGAGACGCTCCCGGGACCGCTGCAGCTCGTCGGCCAGCTCGTCCGCCCGGCGGACCCGCGCCTCCAGCTCGACGCCGTGCTGCACCTCGCGCAGCAGCGCACCGGCGCCGTTCGCGAGGTCGCGCAGCAGCCGCCGGTCGTCCGCGGTGACCGGGGCGTCGGCCTTGCCGATCGCCAGTGCCGCCCGGAGGTGCCCGCCGTCCAGCACCGGCACGACGTGGTCGGTGCCCGGCCGCGCGAGGAGCACGGCGAGCCCCGGCACGGAGACCTCGCCGGTGCCGTCCTCACCGGAGCCGGCCCCGTCCGCGCCGCCCGGCGGGTGCACCGCGGCGGCGACCAGCCGGTCCTCGACGGTCAGCCACACCACGGCCCGCTCGGCGCCGGTGCCCTCGGCGACGGCCCCGGCCAGGCCGGGCAGCGCGGCCGGGAGGCTCCCGGACCGGATCCCGGCGGTGGCGCGGGCGAGGGCCGAGTACGGGGTGGCGGCGCGGCGCGGGTCCAGCCGGCGGGCCCACCGGTCGAGCAGCGGCAGCACCGCGGTGGTGCCGACGGCGGCGAGGGCGGCGGCCACGAACGCGGTGACGACGCCCCGCGCGCCCGGCCCCGCCCACGGCCCCGTGCCGACGACCGGCACGACCACCGCGAGGACACCGGCCCCGACGACGAACGGGGGCACCAGACGTGCTGCCGCGGCCCGTCCCATCCCCACCACCCGCTCCCGGATACGAGCAGCGCAACGCTAGGCCCGGCCGATGCCGCCGGCCAAGGACCGGGCGGCTCAGCCGCCGTCCTGCGAACGGAGGTAGGTGAGCACCGCGAGCACCCGCCGGTGCTGCTCGGCGGTCTCCGCGGTCAGGCCGAGCTTGCCGAAGATGTTCGCGATGTGCTTCTCCACGGCCTTCGGGGTCACGTAGAGCTGCCCGGCGATGCCGGCGTTCGAGCGGCCCTCGGCCATCAGCCGCAGCACGTCGAGCTCCCGCTCGGTCAGCCCGGACAGGGCGTCGCGGCGGTCCCCCCGGGGCCGTTCGACCAGGCGTTTCGCCAGCACCGGCTCGATCACGATCTCTCCGTCCCGGATCCGGTCCAGGGTGTCGGTGAGGACCTCGACGCTGCCCACCTTCTCCTTGAGCCGGTAGCCGATCGCGTCGGTGCCGATGTCGAGGATCCGCATCAGGTAGTGCGACTCGGCGTAGTGCGACAGGAACAGCAGGCCCATGTCCGGGTAGAGGGCACGGAGCCGCTCGGCGGTGACCAGCCCGCCGTCGGGCTCCGGGGGCATGCGGATGTCGAGCAGCGCGACGTCGGCCCGTTCCCGGGTGAGGATCGCGACCAGCTCGTCGCCGCCCGCGGCACACCCGACGACCTCGTGCCCGGCCGCCCGCAGCAGCATCAGCAGGCCCTCCCGGAACAACGCCCCGTCCTCGGCCAGCGCTACCCGCACGGAAACCTCGCAGTGATCGTCACGGTGCCGGGGCCGGCTCCCACGGCCGGCCCGGCCGACCCGCCGAGGATCCCGGCGGTGTCCCGGACCCGGGCGGCACCGGCCGGCCGGAGGCCGTCCAGCCGCAGCAGCAGGTCGTGGTGGTCCCGGCGGACGGTCACGACGAGCCGTTCCGCGTGGCACGGGTCCAGCGCCGCGACGACGGCGAAGTAGGCGGCACCCTCGGCGGACGGTCCGAACCGGTCGTCGGGCACCTCGACGGTCACCGGCAGGCCGCGCCGCGCCGACTCCTCGCGCAGCGCCGGGCCGAGCCCGGCCTCGTCGAGCAGCGGCGGGTACAGCTCGGCGGCGATCCCGCGCAGCTCCTGGAGGACCGCGTGCAGCTCGCCCTGGAGGTCGTCGACGGCCCCGTGCAGCTCGACGTCGTCGTCGGGCAGCCGGTGGCGGACCAGCCCGAGCTGCAGCGCGAGCGCCGAGAGCCGCAGCGCGGCGCCGTCGTGGAGCCGGCGTTCCAGCCCACGCCGCTGCGACCACTGGGTCCACCCGGCCGCGGTCCCGCCGTCCGGTGGACCCGCGCCCGTGTCCCGGCACGCGGGATCGACGGTCATGCGCCGAGCGTGCCCCGCCCGGGGTGGTGGCGGAAGCGTGCGGACCCCACCCGGAGGTAGGGACAGCCCCCTTGCGCGTCCCCCGTAACGCCGCGCGCTCTGTGGCGAGTGTCACGGGTCGGAACGGGAGGTGCGACGGTGTCCTACAGCCTGGGGGTCGACCTCGGCACGACGTTCGTCGCCGCGGCTGTCGCGCACGCGTCCCAGGTGGAGATGTTCACCCTCGGGGACCGCAGTGTCGTGTCACCGGCCGCGGTGTACGCGCGCGAGGACGGCGTGCTGGTCAGCGGCGAGGCCTCGGTCCGGCGCGCCGTGAGCAGGCCGGACCGGGTCTCGCGGGAGTTCAAGCGGCGCCTCGGCGACCCGACCCCGGTGTTCCTGGGCGGGTCCGAGTTCCCGGTGTCGATGCTGCTCGGCGCGGTGCTGCGCGACGTCGTCGATCGGGTGGGCGGCACCGAGGGCGTTCCGCCCGAGCGCCTGGTGCTCACCCACCCGGCGAACTGGGGGCCGTACCGGCGGGAGCTCTTCGACGAGGTCCCGGAGTCGGCCGGGCTGCACAGCGGCCCGACGACGGTGCTGCGGGCGGTCACCGAGCCGGAGGCCGCCGCCGCGCACTACGCGGCCGCGCGCCGCCTGGCCGAGGACGACACCGTGGCCGTCTACGACCTGGGCGGCGGGACGTTCGACGCGACGGTGCTGCGCAAGAAGGGCGACGGCATCGAGATCCTCGGCACCCCGGAGGGGATCGAGCGGCTCGGCGGCGTCGACTTCGACGAGGCGATCCTGTCCTACGTCAACTACCAGTCCGGCAACGCGCTGACCGAGCTCGACCTGGGCGACCTGCAGACGTCGGTGGCGATGGCCCGGCTCCGCCAGGACTGCGTGCTGGCAAAGGAGGCGCTGTCGGTCGACACCGAGACGACGATCCCGGTGTTCCTGCCGCAGCGGCACTTCGACGTGCGGCTCACCCTGGGCGACTTCGAGGGCATGATCCGGGCCCAGGTGGAGTCGACGATCGGGGCACTGACCCGCACCCTCCACTCGGCCGGGGTCGCGCCCGCCGAGCTCGGCTCGGTGCTCCTGGTCGGTGGTTCCTCCCGGATCCCGCTGGTCGCGCGGATGCTGTCCGAGGAGCTCGGGCGGCCGATCGTGGTCGACGCACACCCCAAGTACGCCGTCGCCCTAGGCGCGGCGGAGCTCGCGCGCGGGGACCTCTCGGCGTCCGGTGCCGGTGGTGCCGCAGCCCGGGTGGAGACGGTCCCGCCGCCGGAGCGGCGGTCGGCGGCGCCGGGCGCCGTGGGTGCGGCGGGAGCCGCCGGGGCGGTGGCCGCCGCGGGAGCCGCCGGTGCCACCGTCGGCCGGGGTGCCTCGGGTGACGCGCAGGAACCCGGGGCGCAGCGTGCCGACCGCGCCGCTGCCGGGACGCAGACCTCCGCCGGGCCGGCCGGGATGCCCCGGCCCGCCGAGGGCGGTGTGCCCCGGCCCGCCGAGCACGCGGCGGGGATCCCGCGTCCCGCGGAACCCTCCGGGACGCCGGGCCGCGCGGGGTCCGCCGGGTTGCCGCGTCCGGGGGAGGCGGCGGGGACACCGCGCCCGGGGGAGACCGCCGGGATGCCGCGCCCCGGGGGGACCGCGGGGATGCCGCGCCCGGGGGAGTCCGCGGGGATGCCGCGCGCCGCGGTGCCCGCGGCGGAGATGCCGCGGCCCGGCACCTGGCCGCCGCCGGCATCGGCCGCCGCGGCCCCGGCGTCGTCCACCCCGGCCGGATCCGGGCTGCCGTCCGCCGCCCCACCACCCGCGAACGGCTACGCGTACGGGACGTCCACCAACGGCTCCGCCGGACCACCCGGCGGCCCGGCCGGCGCCGGTGGTCCCGTCGCCGCTCCGCAGCCGGACCCGCAGGCCGCGGGTGGCGGGGCGGCGCCCCCACCGGGCCCGCCGACGACCGTCGGCGACCCGGCCCCGCTCCCGGAGGAGCGTCCCCGCCGCCGGAGCAGGCTCCTCGCCGTCGCGGTCGTGGCGGTGCTCGTCCTCGCCGCCGGGGCGGTCTACCTCGGCACCGGCGGGTTCGGGCTCCTGCTCGGTGACAGCACCGCGACCGAACCGGCGGCACCCGAGGGCGTCGCCGTCGCCGTCCCGATCCCGACCCTCGGCGGAACCGTCCCGGCCGGGCCGACGTCGGGCTTCGTCGTGGTGTCCCCGAACGGACGGCTGGCCTACGTCGCCAACCGGGCGGCAGGCGTCGTCACGGTGATCGACACGTCGGTGAACCGGGAGATCGCCACCATCGAGGTGCCCGAGGGCCCGCCGCAGTACCTCGCGTTCGCACCGGACGGGCGGCACGTCTACGTGAGCGTGTTCGACGAGGCACGCACGATCGCCACGGTCGCCGTGCTCGACACGACCACGAACTCGGTCGTCGCGACGGTCCCCGTGCAGACCCGGCCGTTCGCGCTCGCCGTCACCCCCGACGGCAGCAAGGTCTACGTGCCCAACCACGACTCCGGGACGGTCTCGGTGATCGACACCGCGACGAACCGGGTCGCGAGCGAGATCAAGGTCGCCCCGAACCCGCACTGGGTCGCGATCACCCCGGACGGCACGCGCTTCTGGACCGCCAACCACGAGTCGAACCTGATCAGCGCGCTCGACACGTCGGACGACGCCGTCGTCGCCGAGGTGCCGGTGGAACGGAGCCCGCACAGCGTCGCCGTCAACCCGGTCCGGCCGATGGTCGCCAACGTCAACTACGACTCGGCGTCGGTGTCCTTCACCGACACCGGGAGCAACACCGTGCTCGCCACCGTGCCGGTGCGGACGAACCCGCAGGCCATCGCCTGGTCGCGGGACGGCCGGTTCGCCTACACCGCGAACGTCACCGACAACACGGTGTCGGTGATCAGCGCCGACACCTTCACGGTCACCGCGACGCTGCCCGTCGGCAACGGCCCGACCAGCATCGCGGTGCTGCCGAACGGGAAGAAGGCCTACGTCAGCAACCTCAAGGACGGGACGCTGACGATCCTGGACCTGGCGGCGGGCTGAGCCCGGCGGGTCAGCCCCCGGCGAACGGCGGCAGCACGTCGAGTGCGGCCGCCCCGCCGAGCGCCACCGACCGGTCCCGGACGGCGACCTCGTCGAGCAGGAAGCTGCACCGCTGCAGGACGTGGGCCAGTTCCGGACCGTGCGCGGCCCGCAGCGTGGCGACGGCGTCGGCGACGGTCGCGCCGGCGGGCAGCTCGACGGTCTCCTCGGGCGTGCCGGCGGCGGCCTTGGCGGCCGCGAAGTAGCGGACCGTGAGGGTCCGGGTCGCGAGGTCCGGGGTGACGCTCGTGGTCATACTCATCCTCCGATAGCGCTCATCGGGCGCGTGGGCTGCAGGAACCCGGGGTCGTCGATGCCGTGGCCGGCCTTCTTGCCCCACATGGCGTCGCGCCAGGTGGCGGCGATGTCGGCGTCGGACGCGCCGCCGCGCAGCATCGCCCGCAGGTCGGTCTCGCCGGTGGCGAACAGGCAGGTGCGGACCTGGCCGTCGGCGGTGAGCCGGGTCCGGTCGCAGGCGCCGCAGAACGGCCGCGTCACCGAGGCGATCACCCCGACGGTGGCGGGGCCACCGTTGACGACGAACTTCTCGGCCGGCGCGCCCCCACGGTCCTCGTCCGACTCCGTCAGGACGAACCGCTGCTCCAGGCGCTCCAGGATCTCCTCGGCCGTGATCATCTCCGAGCGGCGCCACCCGTGCTGGGCGTCGAGCGGCATCTGCTCGATGAACCGCAGCTGGTAGCCGTGGGCCAGCGCGAACTCCAGGAGATCGGCCGCCTCGTCGTCGTTCACGCCGCGGAGCAGCACCGTGTTGATCTTGACGGGCGACAGCCCTGCGGCCTGCGCGGCGGCCATGCCGTCGAGGACGTCCTGCAGCCGGTCCCGCCGGGTGATCTCGGCGAACCGCTCCGGGCGGAGGGTGTCCAGCGAGACGTTGAGCCGGTTCACCCCGGCCGCCGCGAGCGACTCCGCGCGCCGGGCCAGCCCGATCCCGTTCGTGGTCAGCGACATGTCGGGCCGCGGCCGCAGCGACGACGCCGCGGACAACACGTTCTCCAGGCCCTTGCGCAGGAGCGGCTCGCCGCCGGTGAAGCGGAGCTCCTCGACGCCGAGCTCGTGCACGGCGACGGCGATGAGCCGGTTGAGCTCGTCGTCCGTCAGCTGCTCGTCGCGCGGCATCCAGTCGAGGCCCTCGGCGGGCATGCAGTAGGTGCAGCGCAGGTTGCAGCGGTCCGTGAGCGAGATCCGGAGATCGGTCGCCACCCGTCCGAACCCGTCGATCAGCCGCGGATCGTCGGGCCGGGCGGGGTCCCGCGACGGGCCGCCCCGCAGCGCCGGAAGGCCGAGCTCGGTGGTCATGTCCCCGAGGCTAACCGTGTCCCCCGGCGGTCGCCCAGGGCGGGTTTCCGCAGCTCAACCACATGATCCGCAGCCGCGGGAGTGGCTCTGGCCACACGCACGCAGATGCGGAACTAGTCACCGTGTACCTAGTCGAACGGGCGGGCCGGTGCGACTACTCGGGCCGCGGGTGGGCCTTGAGCTCCTGGCGCGCCACCGAGCGGATGTGCACCTCGTCCGGGCCGTCGGCGAAGCGCAGCGCGCGCGCCCAGGCGTAGAAGTAGGCCAGCGGGGTGTCGTCGCTCATCGCCGCACCGCCGTGCACCTGCATCGCCCGGTCGATCACGGCGCAGGCCGTCCGCGGCACCACGACCTTGATCGCGGCGATCTCGGTGGCCGCGCCCTTGGCGCCGTGCTCGTCGATCAGCCACGCCGTCTTCAGCGTCAGCAGCCGGGCCTGCTCGATCTCCATCCGGGACAGCGCGATCTGCTCCCGCACGACGCCCTGGTCGGCCAGCGGCCGCCCGAACGCGACCCGGGACTGCGCCCGCTCCGTCATCAGCGACAGCGCCCGCTCGGCCATCCCGATCAGCCGCATGCAGTGGTGGATGCGCCCCGGGCCGAGCCGGGCCTGGGCGATCGCGAAGCCGCCGCCCTCCTCGCCGAGCAGGTTCGACGCCGGCACCCGTACGCCGTCGAACCGCAGCTCGGAGTGGCCGTGCTGGTCCTGGTAGCCGAAGGTCGGCAGGTGCCGGACGATCTCCAGCCCGGGGGCGTCGCGCGGGACCAGGATCATCGACTGCTGGCGGTGGGTCGATGCCTCGGGATCGGTCTTGCCCATCACGATGAAGACCCGGCAGCGCTCGTCGGCGGCGCCGGAGATCCACCACTTCCGCCCGTCGATGACGTAGTCGTCGCCGTCGCGGCGGATGCGGGTCTCGATGTTGGTGGCGTCGGAGGACGCCACGTCCGGCTCGGTCATCGCGAACGCGGACCGGATCTCGCCCGCGAGCAGCGGCTCCAGCCACTGTTCCTTCTGCTCGTCGGTGCCGAACAGGTGCAGCGTCTCCATGTTCCCGGTGTCCGGGGCCTGGCAGTTGATCGCCTCCGGGGCGATCACCGGCGACCAGCCGGAGACCTCGGCGACCGGCGCGTACTCCAGGTTCGACAGGCCGGACAGGGCGGGCAGGAACAGGTTCCACAGACCGCGCCCGCGGGCGTCGGCCTTCAGGTCCTCCACGACCGGCGGGAGGTCCCACTCCGCCGCGGTGCCGCGCCGCTCGGCGCGGAAGGCGTCGTACTCCGCCTCGGCGGGCAGGACCTTCTCGTCGAGGAAGGCGCGCATGCGCGCGGTGTAGTCGGTCGCCACGGCACTGGGTGCGAAGTCCACGCCGCGATCACATCACACGCCCCCGCGGACCGGCACGCGACGAGGGTGGGGAGTTGCGTGCTCTCCCGCCGTGGCACCGCCGCAGCGGCGGACCCTAGTATCCGGTCCGTGCCGCACTTCAGGATCTCCGAGGCCGCCCGCCTGCTCGGCGTCAGCGACGACACCGTCCGCCGGTGGGTGGAAGCGGGGACGCTGCCGGTGCAGAACGACGCGTCGAACCGCAAGGTGATCGACGGCGCCGCGCTGGCCGAGTTCGCGCGTGACCACGCGTCGGCGCCGCCGGACCCGTCGGTGGTCCAGCGCTCGGCCCGCAACCGCATGGTCGGGCTCGTCACCTCGGTCATCGCCGACACCGTGATGGCCCAGGTGGAGATGCAGTGCGGGCCGCACCGCGTCGTGTCGCTGATGAGCAGCGAGGCCGTCCGTGACCTCGGGCTCGAGCCGGGCGCGCTGGCGGTGGCGGTGATCAAGTCGACGAACGTCGTGGTGGAGACACCCGGCGGGCACCTGTGACGGTGGTGGCCCCGGAGCGTCCACGCCGCCGGGAGGGCGCGGCCGACCGGCACGGCACCGGCGTCGGGCTGCCGGCGTGGATGTGGGTCCCGGCCGGCATCGGCTTCCTGCTCATCGCGCTGCCCGTCGCCGGGCTGCTGTGGGAGGCCGACTGGGCGGAGATGCCCAGCCTGCTGACCAGCACCGCCGCCCTGTCGGCGCTGCGGCTGTCGCTGGTCACGGCCGCGGTGTCGACGACGCTGTGCCTGCTGCTGGGCGGGCCGCTCGCCGTCGTCCTCGCCCGGGGCCGCATCAACCGGCTGCCCCGGCTGATGCGGGGGATCCGCTCGGTCGTGCTGCTGCCGCTGGTGCTGCCGCCGGTCGTCGGCGGTCTCTCGCTGCTGTTCCTGCTCGGGGCGAACGGCCTGGTCGGCGACGGCCTGGACGCCGCCTTCGGGATCTTCATCCCCTTCACCACGGTCGCGGTGGTGCTGGCCCAGACGTTCGTCGCGATGCCGTTCCTGATCGTCTCCCTGGAGGGCGCGCTGCGGACCGCGGGCGAGCGGTACGAGGCGACCGCCGCGACCCTCGGCGCGTCCCCGGGGCTGGCGTTCCGCCGGGTGACGGTGCCGCTGGTGCTGCCCGGGCTGGCCTCCGGGCTGGTGCTCGCCTTCGCGCGGTGCATGGGCGAGTTCGGCGCGACGATCGCGTTCGCCGGCAGCCTGGAGGGCACCACCCGGACCCTGCCGCTGCTGGTCTACCTGCAGGGCGAGACCGACGTCGCCGGCGCGGTCGCGCTGTCGCTGCTGCTCGTGGTGGTGTCGCTCGTCGTGATCGTGGTCGGCCGGCCGCGCGGGATGGACGGCCGCGGATGAGCGGCGTCGAGCTCGCCGCCCGTCTGGAGCGGGACGGCTTCGACCTCGACCTGGAGCTGAGCGTCGCCGAGGGGGAGGTCCTCGCCGTCCTCGGGCCGAACGGGGCCGGGAAGTCGACGATGCTCGGTGTCCTGTCCGGGCTCCTCCGCCCGGACAGCGGGCACCTGCGGGTCGGCGGGCGCACCCTGCTCGACACCGCGACCGGCGCGTTCGTCCCGGCGCACCGGCGGGGCGTGGGGCTGCTCGCCCAGGAGGCGCTGCTGTTCCCGCACCTGTCCGCGCTGGCCAACGTGGCCTTCGGGCCGCGGGCGCAGGGCACCCCGCGGGCCGAGGCCGACGAGCGTGCCCGCGGCCTGCTGGGCGACGTCGGCGTCGGCGAGCTCGCCGCCCGCCGCCCGGCCCAGCTCTCCGGCGGGCAGCAGCAGCGCGTCGCGCTCGCCCGCGCGCTCGCCCCGCGGCCCGGGCTGCTCCTGCTCGACGAGCCGCTCGCCGCGCTCGACGTCGACGCCACGCCCGCCATGCGGACCCTCCTCCGGCGGGTGATCGCCGACGCCAAGCAGACCGCGCTGCTGGTCACCCACGACGCGCTGGACGCCCTCGTGCTCGCCGACCGGGTGGTCGTCCTGGACCGCGGGCGGATCGTCGAGCAGGGACCGGCACGCGACGTGCTGGCCCGCCCGCGCAGCCCCTTCTCGGCCCGGATCGCCGGCCTCGACCTGGTCCCCGGCACCGCGGACGGCGACGGGATCCGCACCGCCGACGGCGTCGAGCTGTACGGCCGGGCGGTCGAGGTCGCCCACGGCGAGCCCGCCGTGGCGGTGTTCCCGCCGTCGGCGGTCTCGGTGCACGTCGACCGGCCCGACGGGAGCCCGCGCAACGTGTTCCGGGTGCGGGTGGCGGCGCTCGAACCGCGGGGCGACGCCGTGCGGCTCCGGGCCGCGGCGCCGGCCGGCGGCCCCGCCTGGACGGACGGCCTCGCCGCGGACGTCACGCCGGCCGCCGTCGCCGATCTGGGTGTCGAACCCGGTCACGACGTGTGGTTCGCCGTGAAGGCGACCGAGGTGGCGGTGCACGGCCGCCTCTCGTGACCGGTCGCGGGCCGGAGCGGGGTACCTGCGCCCCGTCCGCACCCGAAACCTCGTTCACCCCACCGGTACCGCCGTTCACCCGAGACACCATCGTGTCTCTCGCACCATCCGTCACAGGCGAATAGCGTCGCTGTCCGTGAGCCTCCTGCGTTCCAGTGCCGCCCGCTCGGTCACTGCCGGTGTCCTGGCGGTGGCTCTCGGTGTTCCCCTCGCGACCCAGGCGTCCGCCGCCGAGACCGCGCCGGGGGCGCCGACCGGCTACCTGGTGCAGACCGCCTCGGCCGGCCAGACCCGGGCCGCCGCCGAGTCGGTCGGCGCCCGGCCGAGCGTCACCTTCGACACCGTCGTGCACGGCTTCGCCGCGCAGCTCGACGCGACGCAGGCCGCCGAGCTGCGCGGACGGCCGGGCGTGGTCGGCGTCGAGGAGGACCGGACGATCAGTGCGGTCGACCCGCAGGGCACCCACCAGGACGCACCGGCCGACCCGGCGCAGGACGAGCAGGCCCCCGGCAACTGGGGTCTCGACCGGATCGACCAGCCGGACCTCCCGCTCGACGGGCGGTACCGGCACACCGCGGACGGCTCCGGTGTGGACGTGTTCGTGCTCGACACCGGTGTGGACGCGAGCCACCCGCAGTTCGGCGGCCGGGCGAAGCTGGAGACCAACACGATCGACCAGCGCAACGAGGACTGCGACGGGCACGGCACCGTCGTCGGCGGGATCGCCGCCGCGAAGGACTACGGCGTCGCGCCCGGCGCGAACGTCCGCGCCGTGAAGGTCCTGGACTGCAACGGCACCGGGACGCTGTCGTCGCTCCTGGCCGGGATCGACTGGGTCGTGCAGAACAAGCGCGGCCCGTCGGTGGCGGTCATGTCCTGGAGCTACGGCAACTCGCCGATGCTGGAGCAGGCCGTGAAGCGGATGATCGGTGCCGGGGTGTTCTCGGCGTCCTCGGCGGGCAACACCGGCGGCGACGACTGCACCGCGCTGCCCCGGGCCGTCGACGGCGTGCTCGTCGTCGCGAACTCCACCATCGAGGACCGCCGGGCCTCCAACTCCTCCACCGGGCGCTGCGTGTCGCTCTACGCGCCGGGATCCCGGATCGTCGCCCCGGTGCCGGGCGGGGGCACCGCCTCCTACACCGGGACGTCGATGGCGGCCCCGTTCGCCGCCGGTGTCGCGGCCCTCTACAAGCAGGCCCGCGGCGACCAGCCCGCGGCGACGGTGCGGTCGTGGATGCTCGACAACGCCGTCGGAGGGAAGATCAGCGGCGGCGAGACCGGGGGCACGCCGAACCGGCTGCTGCAGACCGGCGGGCTGTGACCCACGGAGAGACCGGCGGAGGG
Proteins encoded in this window:
- a CDS encoding ATP-binding protein; translation: MTGPRGRPGERVLVGGLTVVLVTAVAGGVLAGVHAVLVGAGLTLPVAAVVAAVPVAAGFLPLYTAARRLVDRAVRGDRPTPYGVLAGVTALSRSAPADTPDLAGAAEAVARGVGATTCRLTVHRSGLRDRAYTWTAAGTVAATGDALVRVPVRLGEEELGELAVDRAAARALRGEWATLLADIADGLAVAVHANRSAVELERQLRAALAHGERIAAARRDAVAAMDAERRRIERDLHDGAQHHLVSLGLSLGLVEHLVSAARPEQARAGLDELLERVDAADAVLAETVGGVSSAVLAGQGLVAVLRDPLAGSEPPVTVEHDGVPAGRRYPDGIGDTAYFCCLEAVNNARKHAPGAPVTVSIAERDSTLRMAVRDEGPGFVPDPGPGSPRGQGRGLRNLTVRLVAVGGTVAVRSAPGAGTTVLWSLPLPPDREGVVDPEEPELPEHGADGRAGRAPDGFPAEVGELLRTGAGVYAGTPHAAALGATADALGRVPADDRVARMRGARAALAALEEVLGTVRPVPRGADRLRYLVERLRAEAHELVEAELAEALRGPGPVLPGELRASAERLLGMLGVAPRTRLGLPADAGADEVRRAAELELARWQRLAAHPSATGTVRDAAPVLVRTCERLLADRPG
- a CDS encoding HAMP domain-containing histidine kinase is translated as MGRAAAARLVPPFVVGAGVLAVVVPVVGTGPWAGPGARGVVTAFVAAALAAVGTTAVLPLLDRWARRLDPRRAATPYSALARATAGIRSGSLPAALPGLAGAVAEGTGAERAVVWLTVEDRLVAAAVHPPGGADGAGSGEDGTGEVSVPGLAVLLARPGTDHVVPVLDGGHLRAALAIGKADAPVTADDRRLLRDLANGAGALLREVQHGVELEARVRRADELADELQRSRERLGRARDVERRRLVGELSHATAGRFVALRDGLKGARGELAAGAPPDDVRAGLARTREGLEELLERFRAIARGVYPSVLRDQGPAAALEELAADLPRVVRVGPAPDRRLDWEIESGIYYLAAAAVQHLAARPGPELSVEFDRAGGRLTVQVDDPGTGGTAGLGEALAIDAERLDALGGTVDVTGAGTGAVVVRAWLPERLEPLVEPARGVFP
- a CDS encoding response regulator transcription factor, translating into MRVALAEDGALFREGLLMLLRAAGHEVVGCAAGGDELVAILTRERADVALLDIRMPPEPDGGLVTAERLRALYPDMGLLFLSHYAESHYLMRILDIGTDAIGYRLKEKVGSVEVLTDTLDRIRDGEIVIEPVLAKRLVERPRGDRRDALSGLTERELDVLRLMAEGRSNAGIAGQLYVTPKAVEKHIANIFGKLGLTAETAEQHRRVLAVLTYLRSQDGG
- a CDS encoding histidine kinase, with translation MTVDPACRDTGAGPPDGGTAAGWTQWSQRRGLERRLHDGAALRLSALALQLGLVRHRLPDDDVELHGAVDDLQGELHAVLQELRGIAAELYPPLLDEAGLGPALREESARRGLPVTVEVPDDRFGPSAEGAAYFAVVAALDPCHAERLVVTVRRDHHDLLLRLDGLRPAGAARVRDTAGILGGSAGPAVGAGPGTVTITARFPCG